The Fusobacterium necrophorum subsp. necrophorum genome includes the window GATTTATTTTCGGTTGAATATTCGCTCCTGTAATCGCGATTGTTACATCAAAGTCAAATTCCAAGCTGGGTCCTAAAAACTGAATTTCCAACACTGCATTTTTTTTATCTCTTTCTACCAGATAATTCGCCACTGTAAAAGCAAATTCGTCCATAGCACCGGACACGGGAATTCCAAATTGTTGATAACCGATTCTTCCAATATCTTGAATTGTTGTACATAATCCGGCTTTGTGAACTTTTATACTAGGCATTTAACTCACCTCTCTTCACTTTACGAATCTTCCATTTATATTCTTTCTTCTCTACTTTTTTCAAAATACGATTGTATTCTTCTTCCGAAATGGAAACATATCGTATATAATCTCCGGCATTGATGTAAACAGGGGGATCGCTTTCAGGATTATATAATTTTAATGGAGTTCTGCCGATAATTCTCCACCCTCCCGGAGACAGAGAGGGATACATCCCCGTTTGTTTGCCTGCAATTCCAACGGAGCCCGGATAAATTTGCAATCTGGGACTTTCCAATCTGGGAGTTGCAATTTTTTCAGACATTCCTCCTAAATAAGTAAAGCCCGGCATAAAGCCAAGCATATAAACCAAATAATCCCTTCCCGTATGAATGTCAATCACTTCTTCTTTGGAAAGTTTGTTGTACTGTGCCACATAAGATAAATCAGGTCCGAAGTCATCATTATACAAAGTAGGAATTTCAATTAAAGTAACTTCTTCCTCTTCCATTGTTTCCTTCTCATCTTGTAACAGATTTTTTAACTTCTCCACTAAACTTTGATAATCCAGTTTCAACACATCATAATTGACAAGTAAAGAACAATAGGTTGGAACAAGTTCCACAATTCCGTCTATCTTCTCTTTTTTTATATTGTCCATCATTTTTCTAATTTTTTTGTTAATATCCACAGAGATTTCATTGCCGAATTCCATCACTAAAGCGGAATCCCCTGAAAATAGAAATGTTACTGAATTTTCCATTCTAGTCCCTCCATTAAGCGAATAATTTTGTTAAACTTGATAGAGATTGTACTCCTATATATGCTGTGACAAGTACAACAAGCCAACCCAATAGAAATAAAATATTGGAATGTTTGTATTTTCCGACAATATCCTGCTTTTTAGCGGCTATCAGAGTAATTGCCAAAGTGATAGGTAAAATAAGCCCATTCAAGGAACCTGCAAGAACAAGCAATTTAACCGGTTTCCCTAAAAATATCAAAATGAGAGTCGATACAACAATAAAGCCGATGATACATAAATTTTCATGCTCTCTCACGACTGTAAATAAGGTTTTTAAGAAAGAAACACTCGTATATGCGGCACCGACAATCGAAGTTAACGCAGCCGCCAAAAATACCAAACCGAATATTTTATATCCAAGTGTTCCCGCTGCAATTTTGAAAGCATCTGCTGCAGGATTTGCAGAGTCCAGTTGGTTTCCAAGAGAAACAACACCTAAAACGGCTAAAAATAGAAAAATTCTTACTATGGTGGCGACTCCCATTCCTAAGATTGCAGATTTATTCACTTGTGCCAGATTTTCTTCTCCGACAATTCCGGCATCAATAAGTCTATGTCCTCCGGAGAACATAATATAACCCCCGACGGTTCCCCCGATTAAAGTGATAATTGCCATTAAATTGATAGAGCTGGGAACAAAAGTTTCTTTTATAGCGGTTCCAACAGGCGGATTCGTTGAAAATGCAACATAGGCTATCAGTAAAATCATAATGGAACCTAAAATTTGAGTCAACTTATCCATAAGTCTTGAGGCGGATTTAAAAGAAAATATAATCACTCCCAATGCCCCGCTGATAAGAGCCGCTATTTTTAAATCGAAATCAAATAACACTTGAAAGCCTAAGGCCGCTCCTCCGACATTCCCTATATTGAATGCCAAACCGCCTAAACACACTAAAAAGGTAATAAAATATCCAAGTCCCGGCAAAACACGATTTGCAACATCCTGTCCTCTCATCTTAGAAACGGCAAGCACTCTCCATACATTTAACTGGGCGACAAAAGACATTATAACGGAAACCAAGATTACAAAAGCGAAGGTTGCCCCCATATCTTTTGTGAAAACAGCAGTTTGTGTCATAAATCCCGGTCCGATTGCCGAAGTTGCCATTAAAAAAGCGGCTCCTAAAAGAACAGATATATTATTTTTCTTCTCCATCTGAATCACCTCGTCTTATTTTATAAATTCATACAATGATTTTACTTCAATTCCATTTGTAATCAAAGATTTTCTTATTCTATCCACAAATTCAATCGCTTTCGGATTATCTCCATGGACACAGATAGAATCGGCAGCTATATCAATTTCTTCTCCGGTTACGGCAGTTACTTTTTTCGTTTTCACCATTTTTATCACTCTGGCAATTGCTTCCTCAGGATCCTTCACAAAGGCTCCAGGTAAACTTCGATTCACAAGAGTTCCATCTGCATTATATCCTCGATCTGCAAACACTTCTTCTGCTACTCTTAATCCTCTTCTTTTTCCTTCCTTCGCCATATAACTTCCACTTAAAGTCATAAGGATTATCTCTTTATCAAATTGCTCTATTCCCTCCAAGATTGCATCAGCCAAGTCTTTTTCAACCGCTGCCATATTATAGAAGGCTCCATGTAATTTTATATGTTGCAGTTTTGTCCCGTTCGCTTTTGCAAAAGCATCTAAAGCACCTAACTGGTATAACATATACGCTCTGGCTTCCTCAGGACTTACTATCATTTTCCGTCTACCAAAACCTAATAAGTCCGGATATCCCGGATGGGCACCGACAGCAACCTTGTTCTCCTTTGCAATCTTAACGGTTTTGTCCATAATCAAAGGATCCCCTGCATGCCAACCGCAAGCACAGTTTACACTGGTTACACATTTCATAATTTCTTCATCCATTCCAAGTTTGTAAGCCCCATAGCCCTCCCCAATGTCAGAATTCAGGTCCACAAAAAATTTCATATTGTTGCCTCCTTGTATAAAATTTAGTTATCATTTCTCCTATCTATTTCCTTATCAAAAGGAATGCAAGACTTTCTCTTCTATAAAAATATATTATCTCTGTATATCCATTTATAAAATCAATTCAAAAAAATTTTTTTATATATTTTATAAATTAAAAGATTCTTTGTCAAGAAAAATAAAAACATGGTTTAGCATACTATTTCGAAAAACTTTCTCCATACGTTAGATATATTATCTTTAGTACTGTGTCTATAACAATTAAAATCATGATCAAATAAAAAAAATTCAAAGAGATTTAAAAATTTTCCTTGCTATCAAAGAAAAAATAGAATATACTGATAAAAAGATATAATATATATATGATTTCATATTAGTCTATCTTTTTCTGTGTTTTTTTCTGCTAAAAAAAGAAGAAGAAACGAATAGATTGACTTTCAAAGAACGGATTAGCTCTGTTAGAATAAGATTTTTACGAAGGGAGACAGAAAGCAAAATGAGAAATCGATTTTTAAAAAAAGCTATAGCGATACTATTCTTAATCTTTCATATGACTGAACTATTTGCAAGCAATCTAATTGTAGACCCAAATGCAAACCACAATACAAAACTTGATAAATCTAATACAGGAGTGCCAATAGTAAATGTATCCACTCCTAATCATCGTGGGATAAGTGTAAATGAATTCTTGGAATATAACATAGGCAAAGAAGGGCAGGTTTTAAATAATGCAGATAATGTTGGAAGATCTCATCTCGCAGGTCTCATTCATGCCAATCCTAACTTAGCACCTAATCAAGCAGCTAATTTAATTGTCCTACAAGTGAATGGTTCCAATCGTTCTCAAATAGAAGGATATTTAGAAGCGCTAAGTAGAGAGAAAGTAGATGTTATTCTAAGTAATGAAAATGGGCTATATATCAACAATGGTGGAACTATCAATATTAAAAACTTTACTACTACTACAGGGAAAGTTAGTCTAAAAGATGGAGATATTGTTGGAATAGATGTGGAAAAAGGAAGGATTGCGATAGGTCCTAAAGGTTTGGATGTTAGCAATGCCAATTATGTAGAATTGCTTTCTAAAACTTTAGAACTTTCTGGGAATTTAGTTGCCAATGCAGAGGTAAAAGTTATTACAGGTTCGAATAAGATTGATAAAGATGGGAATATAAAAAAAATTGAGTCAAGTACTCCTGTAGGGGTGGCAATCGATGCTTCTCAACTTGGAGGGATGTATGCAGGTCAAATCAAAATAATAAGCACAGAGAAAGGAGCCGGAGTCAATTCGGATGCTTTTATTGTGTCTAAAAATAAGAGATTAGAAATCACGGCGGATGGAAAAATAAAGGGAAATAAGGTACAAGGGAAAGGAATCGAGATTCAAGGAAAGGAATATGAACAAACAGGACTTGCGCAATCTGACTTGGATATTAAGATAAAGGCCGATAGTATAAAGCTTCATGGGGATGGTACTCAAGCCGAGAAAAAAATAAACTTAGATGGAAATGTAGAGAATAACTCTGCTATATACACAAAAGAAACTCTATACACTAAGGATTTGAAAAATACTAGCGAGATACAAGTAAAAAAAGAGATACAAATAGATGGTAAATTAGTAAGTAGTGGAAACATCCAAGCAAATGATAAAATATCAGTTGCTTCAAATGTAGATAATACAGGCGATATTTCAACTAATTCAACTTTCACTGCTAAACATGTGAAAACTACAAAAAAATTATTAGCAAAGGACTCTATTCATGTTAGTCATTTAGAAAACGAAGGGGAATTAGCAACAAATAGTAGTTTAACAATAAATGAAAAGCTAGAAAACAAAGGAAATATTCAAGCAAATGATAAAATAACAGTTGTTTCATCAGTAAAAAATTCAGGAAAAATATTATCAAATTCAACATTTACAGCAAAAGATACAAAAAATACCAACTCATTAGTCGCAGCTAGTGATATAGCTGTTAGGAATCTAGATAATTCAGGAACTTTCGTTTCAAATAAAAAATTAACTGTCGATGGGAATTTAAAAAATGAAAAATTAGTTCAAGCGAAAGAAAATATAACTGTTTCTAAAAATGTAGACAACACAGGAGAGATTCTAACAAACTCAAACTTTAGCGCAAAGAATGTGAAAACTACTAAGAAATTAATCGCTTTAGGAGATGTCTCAACATCAAATTTCATAAATAACGGAGATTTAGCAACTCAAGGCAATTTAAAAGTAGATGGAAGTTTAAATAATAGTAAAAACATCCAAGTGGCAAAAGATATAGAAATTTCTTCCTCTGTTAATAATACAGGCGATATTTTAACTGATGGAAAATTTACATCAAAAGATGTGAAAAACACTAAAAGTTTAATAGCAAAAGATAAAATAGAGATAGGAAACTTAGAAAATAATGCTTTCATTGCTACTGATAGTAGTTTAAACGTTAAGGGGACGCTAACAAATACGAAAGACATTAAAGTTAATAAAGAAATAAATGTAGCTTTCTCTACGAATAACAGTGGAGAAATAGTAACTAACGCCTCTTTTAGTGCTCAAGATACAGTGAATACTAATAAATTAATTGCAGTAGATAAAATAACAGTTAAAAATCTAACAAATGATGGAGATCTTACAACTAACAACACTTTAACAGTTGATGGAACTTTAAAAAATACTAAAAATATTCAGGCTAACAATAAAATATTAATTTCTTCTTCAGCTGACAATAGTGGAAATATTTTAACTAATTCTAGTTTCATTGCAAAAGATACAAAAAATACTAAGAAAATCATAGCAAAAGATAATATTAAAACAGGAAGCTTAGAAAATACAGATATTGTTGCTACCGATGCTAGTTTAAAAGTAGCTGGAAATTTAAATAACAGTGGAAATATAAGTGCTATAAAAGAAATTACAATAGAGGAAAATGCTAAGAATACTGGTAGTATTTTGACTAATTCATCTTTTCGCGCAAAGGATACGAAAACTACGAATAAACTTGTTGCAATGGGAGAAATTAACACAAAAAATCTTGTAAACGAAGGAGAGTTGGCAACAAAAGGGAAATTAAATGTAGCTGGAAGTTTAACCAATAAGAAAAACATTCAAGCTGTTGATCATATAACTGTTAACTCAAAGGTACAAAATGACGGAACTATAGTAACAGATGCTAACTTCTCATCCAAAGATATCGTGAATACAAAAACTTTCATGGCAAGAGAAAATATAAGCTCAGGAACACTAGATAACTCTGGTGTATTTAGTGCTGGCAAAGATTTAATAGTGAAAGGCTCTGTAAATAATTCTAAAACAATAGAAGCCACAAATATAGATATAATTGGAGAGAATTTAGTAAATAGCTCAAGTATAAAGGCTGATAATATCTTAGCAACTGTAAAAACAACGAAAAATGATGGTGATATACTAGCGCTTAAAGATATTACACTCAATACGAAAAAGTTAGATAATACAAAAAAGATCGCTGCCCTACAAAATATTACAGCGAATAACACTGCTCTTACAAACTCTGGAGAAATTATATCCAATAATAAAATAGAACTAAATAATTCTAATATATCAAATACAAATAAAATTCTATCTAACACTATTGACATGAAAAATACATCTAATTTCAATAATACAGGAACTATAAGTGGAACGGATGTAACATTAACAAGTGTAAATGATATTCATTTAATTGCTAATTTACATGGAGAAAATAGCCTTATCATAGAAGGAAAAAATATAGTAAATGACGGAAAAACAACAGGGAAACATTTAATTTCTATGAAATCTAATGACTTCACTAACAAAAAAGAACTATCCAGCAAAGAGTTAAAAATAGATGCTAGTGGAGATATAGTAAATGAAAATAGTATTAGCGCAAACGATTTACATATGAATGCTAAAAATCTAACGAATCATGATCTAATAGCAGCTGAAAACAATGCCAATATAAATGTTAAAAACAAAGTTACAAATACAGAAAATAGCTCTATATATGCAGGGAATAAATTAAATATTCAAGCTAGTGAGCTCTTCAATGATTCCGCTGAAATTTTAGGAACAGATGTAAAACTGGAAGCTAATCAGATTACAAACCACATAGGAACTCTTCAAGCCTTGAATACTATGCATATAAAGGCAGGAAAATTTGAAAATATAGGGAAGGTTGAAGATCTAGATAGATATGAGAGTTACTATGAAACTTGGGATGGACAAAGAATAGAAGCTAATCAGATTGAAGATTGGAAAGTACATTTTTCAAAAAGTTCCTCAAAAAGAAGTAATGGAAGCGCAGGAAAGACAATCAGAAGAAGGCAAAGAGAAGCATATCATGAAATCTCTGAAAAAATGAAAAATGACAAGTACGCTTCTTTGCTATTTCCAACATATGACAAATTAATGAGAGGGTATTTAGGGGATAGAGGAGAATATACAGAAAAAACGGGTAGCGCAAGAATACAAACCGTTCCATTACAAGAAAAATTAAGAAGTTTAGGGAAAACAACTCATGCGAAAGTCCTTGCAGGAAACAATATCCTAATAGAAAAAAAGAGTGATTCTAATAATGAAGTTATGAATAAGGATGGAATACTATCAGCAGGAAATACCATAAAAATAGATGCCAATCAAGTACAAAATCTTGTATCCGTCGGAGATGAAAAAATAAAAGTAAAAACCGGGGAAGAAAGTATGTACATCAAATTGGAACGTACTGGAAAAAAACCTAGGAAAAAAGTCAAAATGGAAGTTAGCTATGATAGAGATTTTGCAAATGACTACATTACGAAAAAAATTCCAAAATTAGATGAAAAGGGAAGACAAGTCTATCAGAAAAAATTTGGTGGAAGAAAAAAACCTGTATATGAATATGTAACAGAATATGTGGGAAGATATGCCTATGTAACAGGGCAACCAAGTGTAATAGAGGGAAAAAATGTAGTGATAGACAATGCTAGCCTTGTTAGACAAGGGATAGAGGAAGCTAATGGATCCCTTAAATCTGGAAAAGATGTAAATATCCAAAATTTTACAAGCAAGAACTTTCATACAGGTCTTTCTAATGGAAATCAAGAACTTCACTTTAATTTATCTAGAACAAATATCCCTACAATAAATTTGAGTAAGCCACTAGAGAATATGGGAAATCATTTAGCTACTGTTGATAATCCTGTCGCTAATTTAGAAAATAACCTAGAATTTAATAATCCGTTACATAATTATGAGAATACGGAAATATATAATAATTTAAGCTCATTAAACGATATATTAAAAAGTGGAAAAATTGATACAGTTCCAAACCTTCCGAGTTCTTTATTTATTCAAAATTTAGAGCCTACTGGAAAATATGTTATGGAAACTAGATTAAAGCACATTGCGCTTAGCAATTATTATGGAAGTGACTATTTCTTAAAAAGAATAGGCTATGAAGAAACATGGGATCGAGTAAAAAGATTAGGGGATGCTTTCTATGAAAACCAATTCATAGAAAGAACTGTAGTAGAAAAATTAGGAACAAGATTCTTAAATGGGAAAGCAATATCCATGAAAGAATTCATCGATAATGCAAGCACTGAAGCAACAAAATTAAATCTTACCATTGGAAAAGCTCTAACAAAAGAACAAATATCAAAACTTGATAAGGATATTGTTTGGTACGAATATCAAGAGGTAAGTGGTATAAAAGTACTTGCGCCTAAAGTGTATCTATCTAAAAATACTCTTGCTAATATAAAGGCAGATGGAAGAAGCAGAATTGAAGGAACAGAACTAACTTCTATAAAGACGAAAACACTTGATAATACTGCCCTTATTGGAAAGAAAGGAACAACATATCTAGAAGCAGATCACATAGTAAATAGAAGTATCGGTAACCAAATAGCAGAAATAAGGGGAGAGAAAACCAGCTTAGTTGCTGATAGTGATATCTTTAATATTGGCTCTAACATATCTGCGACAGAAGAACTTAATGTAATTGCTAAAAATGGAGATATATTAAATAGAAGCACAGTAACAGAAACTAATCGCAATTACAGAGATTTAAACAGAACAAGACATAGTGAGCTAGAAAAGATAGCAGAAATTTCATCAGGAAAAAAACTTAATATTATTGCAGATAACTATACAAGTATCGCAGGAAAAACAAGCGCAAAAGATTTAAATATAGCTGTAAAAGAAGATGTCAATATTTCCTCCCAAAAACTA containing:
- the pxpB gene encoding 5-oxoprolinase subunit PxpB; this translates as MENSVTFLFSGDSALVMEFGNEISVDINKKIRKMMDNIKKEKIDGIVELVPTYCSLLVNYDVLKLDYQSLVEKLKNLLQDEKETMEEEEVTLIEIPTLYNDDFGPDLSYVAQYNKLSKEEVIDIHTGRDYLVYMLGFMPGFTYLGGMSEKIATPRLESPRLQIYPGSVGIAGKQTGMYPSLSPGGWRIIGRTPLKLYNPESDPPVYINAGDYIRYVSISEEEYNRILKKVEKKEYKWKIRKVKRGELNA
- a CDS encoding NRAMP family divalent metal transporter — protein: MEKKNNISVLLGAAFLMATSAIGPGFMTQTAVFTKDMGATFAFVILVSVIMSFVAQLNVWRVLAVSKMRGQDVANRVLPGLGYFITFLVCLGGLAFNIGNVGGAALGFQVLFDFDLKIAALISGALGVIIFSFKSASRLMDKLTQILGSIMILLIAYVAFSTNPPVGTAIKETFVPSSINLMAIITLIGGTVGGYIMFSGGHRLIDAGIVGEENLAQVNKSAILGMGVATIVRIFLFLAVLGVVSLGNQLDSANPAADAFKIAAGTLGYKIFGLVFLAAALTSIVGAAYTSVSFLKTLFTVVREHENLCIIGFIVVSTLILIFLGKPVKLLVLAGSLNGLILPITLAITLIAAKKQDIVGKYKHSNILFLLGWLVVLVTAYIGVQSLSSLTKLFA
- a CDS encoding LamB/YcsF family protein; its protein translation is MKFFVDLNSDIGEGYGAYKLGMDEEIMKCVTSVNCACGWHAGDPLIMDKTVKIAKENKVAVGAHPGYPDLLGFGRRKMIVSPEEARAYMLYQLGALDAFAKANGTKLQHIKLHGAFYNMAAVEKDLADAILEGIEQFDKEIILMTLSGSYMAKEGKRRGLRVAEEVFADRGYNADGTLVNRSLPGAFVKDPEEAIARVIKMVKTKKVTAVTGEEIDIAADSICVHGDNPKAIEFVDRIRKSLITNGIEVKSLYEFIK
- a CDS encoding hemagglutinin repeat-containing protein, with the protein product MTELFASNLIVDPNANHNTKLDKSNTGVPIVNVSTPNHRGISVNEFLEYNIGKEGQVLNNADNVGRSHLAGLIHANPNLAPNQAANLIVLQVNGSNRSQIEGYLEALSREKVDVILSNENGLYINNGGTINIKNFTTTTGKVSLKDGDIVGIDVEKGRIAIGPKGLDVSNANYVELLSKTLELSGNLVANAEVKVITGSNKIDKDGNIKKIESSTPVGVAIDASQLGGMYAGQIKIISTEKGAGVNSDAFIVSKNKRLEITADGKIKGNKVQGKGIEIQGKEYEQTGLAQSDLDIKIKADSIKLHGDGTQAEKKINLDGNVENNSAIYTKETLYTKDLKNTSEIQVKKEIQIDGKLVSSGNIQANDKISVASNVDNTGDISTNSTFTAKHVKTTKKLLAKDSIHVSHLENEGELATNSSLTINEKLENKGNIQANDKITVVSSVKNSGKILSNSTFTAKDTKNTNSLVAASDIAVRNLDNSGTFVSNKKLTVDGNLKNEKLVQAKENITVSKNVDNTGEILTNSNFSAKNVKTTKKLIALGDVSTSNFINNGDLATQGNLKVDGSLNNSKNIQVAKDIEISSSVNNTGDILTDGKFTSKDVKNTKSLIAKDKIEIGNLENNAFIATDSSLNVKGTLTNTKDIKVNKEINVAFSTNNSGEIVTNASFSAQDTVNTNKLIAVDKITVKNLTNDGDLTTNNTLTVDGTLKNTKNIQANNKILISSSADNSGNILTNSSFIAKDTKNTKKIIAKDNIKTGSLENTDIVATDASLKVAGNLNNSGNISAIKEITIEENAKNTGSILTNSSFRAKDTKTTNKLVAMGEINTKNLVNEGELATKGKLNVAGSLTNKKNIQAVDHITVNSKVQNDGTIVTDANFSSKDIVNTKTFMARENISSGTLDNSGVFSAGKDLIVKGSVNNSKTIEATNIDIIGENLVNSSSIKADNILATVKTTKNDGDILALKDITLNTKKLDNTKKIAALQNITANNTALTNSGEIISNNKIELNNSNISNTNKILSNTIDMKNTSNFNNTGTISGTDVTLTSVNDIHLIANLHGENSLIIEGKNIVNDGKTTGKHLISMKSNDFTNKKELSSKELKIDASGDIVNENSISANDLHMNAKNLTNHDLIAAENNANINVKNKVTNTENSSIYAGNKLNIQASELFNDSAEILGTDVKLEANQITNHIGTLQALNTMHIKAGKFENIGKVEDLDRYESYYETWDGQRIEANQIEDWKVHFSKSSSKRSNGSAGKTIRRRQREAYHEISEKMKNDKYASLLFPTYDKLMRGYLGDRGEYTEKTGSARIQTVPLQEKLRSLGKTTHAKVLAGNNILIEKKSDSNNEVMNKDGILSAGNTIKIDANQVQNLVSVGDEKIKVKTGEESMYIKLERTGKKPRKKVKMEVSYDRDFANDYITKKIPKLDEKGRQVYQKKFGGRKKPVYEYVTEYVGRYAYVTGQPSVIEGKNVVIDNASLVRQGIEEANGSLKSGKDVNIQNFTSKNFHTGLSNGNQELHFNLSRTNIPTINLSKPLENMGNHLATVDNPVANLENNLEFNNPLHNYENTEIYNNLSSLNDILKSGKIDTVPNLPSSLFIQNLEPTGKYVMETRLKHIALSNYYGSDYFLKRIGYEETWDRVKRLGDAFYENQFIERTVVEKLGTRFLNGKAISMKEFIDNASTEATKLNLTIGKALTKEQISKLDKDIVWYEYQEVSGIKVLAPKVYLSKNTLANIKADGRSRIEGTELTSIKTKTLDNTALIGKKGTTYLEADHIVNRSIGNQIAEIRGEKTSLVADSDIFNIGSNISATEELNVIAKNGDILNRSTVTETNRNYRDLNRTRHSELEKIAEISSGKKLNIIADNYTSIAGKTSAKDLNIAVKEDVNISSQKLSGEQKFGKDGNNFNSYAFESNIGSNVNAENLNVRAKNMNIKGSAVVAKNANLAVDKVNIDSNVDKINTENRSKTKDLLKSHSKTEIQHSENNVAGTLYVENRGVINGDVNVVGSNLVFGKDSYIDGKLTTDSKAIYNKYILEEKKKGLSLSISKNSFKVAYGKNQFNYDEKDKTNIKSNLVLGDGTVLNKGAEITATNFNHGDITINNGDVIYGTRKDERDVKTSTKKSSFGISANISSPALERIKQGANALEQIENGDALGGLVNVGNVVTGTVDGLASNIKTKDGKQATAKDVKDNKFTSNNSFYVQAGGSAGYSKSKQKTKSHTEKAVVTNITGLDENAKITYNDNKNVKYQGTQAQNTTFVYNNVENITKEAVELNHYYKSKGSASGIGVSIGITDSEPSISLNVNASKNKLNTEETVYQNGSFVEVNEIHNNTKNMQLSGFTQTGGKVTGNIENLNIESKQNTSKTKGDTKGTNLGVNLLTGTPTGNISASRTKGDRNFVDNQTTFVVGKDSNLKIGKVDNTASIIGTTDSGKIAIENYTGKNLENSDKLKTVGGSVGTSGVGFNYSNSEKEGIARNTVIGNVEIEKSSGDTINRDLSKANEITKDSSSSTNVYVEDTLVKAIAKPEEFKQKVEVAKIEVDSLKNSVTKSIDNILNGDKSQDISKPERRQLEEIKEAVIRVQTAKEIETIATKDLTDPKVQAELGVEIEKFNPNDPNLSPKVKERINELKSKGETIVAFYDKSTGKIFLNETAKENEIRPSIAREWKIREDLKDDRGKLNAEGKARATVAGEIAYNEVQGRIEKNPADKFNINNLASAKMNPDSEVTADLTDKETEAQYFNSLKYANSLGDGRKRINPEVLKEMRGDTGDITDFISRPDYTIKTIHKEYAESEEGRLK